In Pseudophryne corroboree isolate aPseCor3 chromosome 2, aPseCor3.hap2, whole genome shotgun sequence, the sequence cccagcgaagaatccttgctgtcattgccctcctgcttcttgtgtcgccccgtctgataacgtgggcgaccgccatgatgatgtcctactggatcagcaccggttgactttgaagcaggagtcttcctaggctcagagcattgtaaattgcccttagctccagtatattcatgtggagagaagtctccagacttgaccacacttccttggaaattttttccctgtgtgactactccccagcctctcaggctggtatccgtggtccccagaacacagtcctgaatgctgagtgtgctgccctctaaaagatgagcactctgcagcccccacagaagagacacccttgtccttggagacaggattatccgctgatgcatctgaaaatgcgatccggaccattcgtccagcaaatcccctgagatctgccgaatggaatcgcttcgtaagaagccaccatttttcccaggactcctgtgcattgatgcactgatacttggcctggttttaggaggtttctgactaggtcgaataactccttggctttttcctcccggaggaacacctttttctggactatgcccagaatcattcctaggaacagcagacgtatcgtcggaaaacagctgcgattcttggaatatttagaatccagtcgtgctgtcgtagaactactttagatagtgctcttccgacctccaactgttctctggaacttgcccttttcaggatatcgtccaagtaagggataatttagatgccttttttctttgaagaaacatcttttcggccattaccttggtaaaaggcccggggtgccgtggataattcaaacggcatcgtctgaaactgatattgacagttctgtaccacgaaccagaggtacccttgttgagaagggcaaatttggacatggaggtaatccttgatgtccagggacaccatatagtccccttttttccggttcgctatcactgctctgagtgactccatctcgatttgaaccttttatgtaagtgttcaaagatttcagtttagactatgtctcaccaagccgtctggcttcagtaccacaatatagtgtggaaaaataatacccttttccttgttgtaggaggggtactttgattatcacctgctggatatacagcttgtgaattgtttccaatgctgcctccctgtcggagggagccgttggtaaagcagacttcagaaacctgcgaggagaagatgtctcgactctccaatctgtacccctgggataatacttgtactatctaggggtcaacctgcgagtgatcccactgcgcgctgagactcttgagactacccccccaccttgagtccgcttgcacggccccagcgtcatgctgaggacttggcagacgcggtggagggcttcttttcctgggaaggggctgcctgctgcagtctacttcccttacctctatgtctgggcagatatgactggccttttgcctgcatgccctcatgggaaaggaaggattgaggctgaaaagacggtgtctttttcagctgagatgtaacttggggtaaaaaggttggatttcccagctgttgccgtggtccccaggtccgatggaccgaccccaactaactccttccctttatacggcaatacttccatgtgccgtatgggatctgtatcacctgaccactgtcgtgtccatgacatcttctgggtgatatggacaacgtacttatcttgatgccagagagcaaatatccctctgtgcatctcacgtacatatatatagaatgcatcctattaaatgctctatatgaataaaatattttcagtcagggaatccgaccaagccaacccagcactgcatctccaggctgatggcgatcgctggtcgcagtataaccaccgtatgtgtgtatatactttttaggatatctttccagcttcctatcagctggctccttgagggcggccgtatctggagacggtaacgccacttgataagcgtgtgagcgccttatcaccctaaggggtgtttcccaacgcgccctaatttctggcgggaaagggtataacgccaatatttgctatcggggtaaccccacgcatcatcacacacttcattttattttatctgattcaggaaaaactacaggtagttttttcactcccacataatacccttttttttgtggtacttgtagtttcagaaatatgcaacacctccttcattgcccttaacgtgtggccctaatgagaaatacgtttgtttattcaccgtcgacactggattcagtgtccgtgtctgtgtctgtgtcgaccgactgaggtaaatgtgcgtttttaacgcccctgacggtgtttctgagacgcctggaccggtactaatagtttgtcggccgtctcacgtagtcaaccgaccttgcagcgtgttgacattctcacgtaattccctaaataagccatccattccggtgtcgactccctagagagtgacatcaccattacaggcaatttctccgcctcctcaccaacatcgtcctcatacatgtcgacacacacgtaccgacacacagcacacacaccgggaatgctctgacagaggacaggacccacactagccctttggggagacagagggagagtttgccagcacacaccaaaacgctataattatatagggacaaccttatataagtgttttcccttatagcatctttatatatatctcaatatcgccaaaatcagtgccccccctctctgttttaaccctgtttctgtagtgcagtgcaggggagagcctgggagccttctctccaggctttctgtgagagaaaatggcgctgtgtgctgaggagataggccccgccccttttacggcgggctcgtctcccgctatttagtgaatcttggcaggggttaaatatctccatatagcctctgggggctatatgtgaggtatttttcgccaaaaaaggttttcatttgcctcccagggcgcccccctcccagcgccctgcaccctcagtgactgccgtgtgaagtgtgctgagaggaaaatggcgcacagctgcagtgctgtgcgctacctttagaagactgcaggagtcttcagccgccgattctggacctcttcttacttcagcatctgcaagggggccggcggcgcggctccggtgaccatccaggctgtacctgtgatcgtccctctggagctgatgtccagtagccaagaagccaatccatcctgcacgcaggtgagttcactccttctcccctaagtccctcgttgcagtgatcctgttgccagcaggactcactgtaaaataaaaaacctaagctaaactttcctaagcagctctttaggagagccacctagattgcacccttctcggccgggcacaaaaatctaactggagtctggaggagggtcatagggggaggagccagtgcacaccacctgatcggaaagctttactttttgtgccctgtctcctgcggagccgctattccccatggtcctttcaggaaccccagcatccacaaggacgatagagaaatagtgtttttaTTCAGAATGTTTAATGCCAATGACATGCCCAGTGCTTACGCTTCTCTCCTCCTTTTTGTGTGTTTTACATTTTccatattcagatttatttaattacaGTATAAgaagactaatgcttaacattaacttatcGTTTCTATTATCAATTTCATCtacgagtgtactttgtatgtattaatatgtttagtctatctacatatattcagatgtaataagctgtaaaaaaaaccctcatctataccccattgtctgtaTCAGGGGTGGGGAAACTTTGGaacgccagctgttgttgaactacacataccagcatgccttgctacagttttgctatttggccatgctaaaactgttgcagggcatgctgggacgtgtagttcaacaacagctggagggccgaaggtttacCATCCCTGGTctatatgctccagtgtcccctggtggatgaaggagaaatttgTTTTATTGAAATACGCAAAATAAATCAAAACCCAATAACATTTTtaatgttataggccctacacacatgccgatattctgaaagatatgaacgatctcgttcataaatgaacgagaactcgttcatatctttcagtgtggagactccagcgatgaacgatgcgcgtccccgcgctcgttcatcgctgatctcccgtcggctgtgcatgcaggccaatatggacgatctcgtccatatttgcctgcacttcaatgcagccgggtgacgggggaagtgaagaaacttcactcccccccccccgccgccgggttgctcgtcagcgcatcgccgagtgtgtagggccctttagaacgcAATAAAACATGGTTGATCGAGGTTTCTAATACacgattacaatttttttttacattaaaacattAGTGAACACAAAAAAATTAGTTTAAACCCAAAaaacggttaaaaaaaaaaaaatcatttccccCCAACCCTGGCCTGTAGCCACAACTGCAATGTTCTGTTACAATGCACAGGCAATAATAAATATAACCTGATTCATACATGTTGGCAAGGAGGACAAAACCATTCTCCATCAGGAATGATCATCAGGGGCGGTCGGAGACAGGCTGTATGATATCCGCTATCACACGAGTCACACAGCAAAATCTGGATTTAGAATTGTAGGATTGGAGAAAAAACAAAATTCTATTTTAGGGGGTTTGATACATTGCTTATACATACAATGCTTACAGGGAAAACGCACACCACACTATATCCCACAACAAAACATATTTTGTAGTGTAAAACAGGTTACAAATGGAAACCCATTTCTgtccgtcacatgcagccctgtcctcactaatacaccactcatctcctgatatactctgtgctgctttaagaccttgctccttccactatataaatcTCAGTCTATGTCTTCCTGTtacttccattcccctcctcacatcatgttacttgcCCTTTTtaaatgcagccctgtcctcactaacacatctgtactgctggggaccctactcgattcactatataactctcagagcACCAGCCTACAAAATAAACTATACTGCATGGTAAACATTATTTGCTGCCCATTTGTAAATACCAAGTGTTTGTAGATTAGATGAGGACACCTGTGACATAGTGGTGTGATGGGTGAGTGACAGAACTGACCAGCTCGGGGTGGTTGGGAAGACCACACTTCTTGCACGGTTCATCATCTTCCCCTGGTACACCATCCACCTTTTCTTCATTTTCCGAACCCTCCTCTGAATCATCTTCACTATCAGACTCCTCCGTTTCCTCCTCACTAGAGGATTTGCGCCTGCGGCGCGATCGGGAGTTGGTCCAGCGTGCCCTTCTCCTCTGCCTGGGTTTCTgcaaattttttataaaaaaaaaaaaaaaaaaaatcagggtcATAAGAAATACTTTATATATATCGTCATGCCTCACAATGTTAGTAGCTGAGTAATCACTGGTCCAATAAATCTATATTCAATGTTTCTAGGGCTAGGATTTTCAGATAAGTCTCAATATCATCATTCCCAATGTCTATTTTGCTAAGAAACAGGAATCCGATAACGACTTTATACGGCAAGGCAGTCAGACACTGTCCAAAACCTGCTCGATAAAACTAACACCTGACCTAAAAAGTCTGactagaaaaacaaacaaaccgtaCTTTTCTTAATTTTCACTCCTAGGAAACATATCTGGATAATGTAccttctttattttctggcttggcTCCCTTTCAGCTTTTCTCGCCTTTTCCACTTTTGGTGGCTCAGGCAACTCCTCTTCATCGCTTTCCTTTTTTTCAGGCTTCTGCTCTTTGACTTCCGTTACTTTTGCAGAAGGTCGGGAGATCCGAGGAGACCGCCTCAGTCTCCTCCCGATGTTTTCCTCAGTCTCTGCATCATCCGCATCCTCCACAGCGATGTTCTCCACAGGCAATTCTGGCCTCCTCCGCTTGCTGGAGATCCGGATGGTCAGCTTGATGCCATCTTTCTGCCTCTCCGAAGTCATCTCCTTGCTCTCAGGTCCGCTGTTCTCGTCTTCTGGCACAGGCTTTAACTTGTGTTTATTTTTTGAAACCAGAGATGGCTTTTCAGAGGTCTTCTCCTGTTCTGCTGATGCGGTCCCATCCACTTTGTCCTTCTCCGCCCCTTTAGAGTCTAATGGCTCTGCGGCGTCACCTTCCTTTACAGAGGACTTCTCCTTACGTTTGCTCCTCAGAGTAAATGATTTCTTCACTAACACTGCAGTATCCTCTGCATTTTTTTCATTTTCCTCAACTTTATCATTAGGCACCTCGGGTTCCTTTCTTACTTCATTtccttctttttctttattttcacTGGATTTCTCAGGCTTCAGTGTTGAATTCTTCATGGAAGTCCTTTTTGATATCGGAAATCTCCTTCTTGTAGTTGCATTTCTTTTAGCTTTCCTATCTTTTCTCTTTGATTCAGGCTCCTCTTTCCTCCTATCTGTACCTAGTTCATCATCGTTACAGAGGGTCTCCGAAACGGGCTCCTCTGGTTTTCCAGTTCCTTCCTTCACATTGTCAACTGTGGGAGATACCTTGACAGGTTTATCAAGAACCTTGGGCTTGTCCACAGAATCTGAACTACTTGCGTCTCCCTTGATCTGAATCTGCTTTTCTTTATCACAGTCTGAAACGGATTTCTCCTTCTTCGCTTCTCCTACTTTGGCTTCTGCACTACTTTTTTCCAAGCCAGCTTCGCATGGAACTATCTTGACGGAAGCTTTCTGAGGGGGCTCTTCCAGCAACGGGGTGATTGGGTCACTGCTTAATGCCATCAGACTTTTTTTGCCGTTCTCTTTAACTTCTTGTAAACTTTTGATGACGCTGGGATTTCTCTCATTTGTTATACGACTTTCATTCTTCGTTGAGCCAATCACAGATTCCCTTGTTGGAATGGAACTAATCTCCGCATGATCCTGTACTTTGTGTGATTTGTCGCATGTCAAATCACCATTTACCAGCTGCTTCCCTTCAGCAGCAGTACAAGTTCCCACAGAAGTCTTTGTGCCATCATCTTGTTTTCCTTCCTCTTTTTGTAGCAGCTCTTTCGTAGGAGTCTTGGACTTGCACAGCGATGTCTTAACTTGGCTGTCAAAATCCTCAGTCAGCTTAAGCTCCCGTTTTTTCAACGGGATCTTAGCCTGCTGGTCATTCTTCATCTTCCCCGTGTCCTCTACGGATTTTTCAACATGTTCTTCAGTGCGTTTGACAATGACCGATATCTCGGAGCGTTCAGGCTCCTGGGGTGGTAGAGTCTTGTCAGAGTTCCCTGTAGATTCCTTTAAGTCTTTTGGCTCTGCTTTTTCATCTTTATTCTCCACTATTACTGGCTTTATGTTCTCCTTGAAGCAGTCACTTTCTTCTTTGGCAGTTTGCGTCTCTTCCTTCACATCTGAGGCAGGTTCCGTTTTTATTTCACTGCATGTTTTCAAAGGTTTCTCGCCATCGGTTTTAAAGCTGCCGCCATTTTCAGCTGGGCAAGGGCTTGTAGGCTTTTCCAACGCATTCGCCTTCTCTTTTATACCAGCTTGGTCTAAGTCGTCTGCAGGCTTCTCTACAAACAGAATGAAAACAATGTCAAAGTAATTCAAATCATAATAATACACTGATCAGTAAGGGTGACCACTACGGACTGCAAGGAAGGTATGCTTAGAGCGCCATAGCAAAACtgaaataatcatcatcatcatcatcaattcacTACTACTAATTTATAGTTTAAAGGGTTTCCAATTCATGATTAAGCATAAATCAGTATTGTTTTAGCATTCAGCATTGCATAAAATGTAAACACAAAACAAATACAAGGCGCTGCCACAAACGGAGGAAAATAGACCTCCATCCCCGTATAGCgagaatatacacatatacacattaaTAGCAATCAGGAGTCTAGAAACGAAGACcttggaaatggcaccaaatagaaatgacCTATCCCAGCCCTGAAAGCTGTAATTTTTT encodes:
- the RSF1 gene encoding remodeling and spacing factor 1 isoform X2, with amino-acid sequence MAEDGAEAPAPSVVAPAVVPSPAGAWPDFAVVCSFLERYGAALDLPELTFPELEEALEESGAVSKALVELHLKLMRKIGKSVTLDRWEKYLIKICQDYNSTWAWEMEKKGYQEMSVECKVGLLKHLCECQFDDNLKFKNAINEEDADAMRLQPLGRDKDGLMYWYQLDQEHNIRMYIEEQDDQDGSTWKCIVRTRNELAETLELLKAQIDPALLKKSEPPESSSRESPNPEDENIKKEENEEKPADDLDQAGIKEKANALEKPTSPCPAENGGSFKTDGEKPLKTCSEIKTEPASDVKEETQTAKEESDCFKENIKPVIVENKDEKAEPKDLKESTGNSDKTLPPQEPERSEISVIVKRTEEHVEKSVEDTGKMKNDQQAKIPLKKRELKLTEDFDSQVKTSLCKSKTPTKELLQKEEGKQDDGTKTSVGTCTAAEGKQLVNGDLTCDKSHKVQDHAEISSIPTRESVIGSTKNESRITNERNPSVIKSLQEVKENGKKSLMALSSDPITPLLEEPPQKASVKIVPCEAGLEKSSAEAKVGEAKKEKSVSDCDKEKQIQIKGDASSSDSVDKPKVLDKPVKVSPTVDNVKEGTGKPEEPVSETLCNDDELGTDRRKEEPESKRKDRKAKRNATTRRRFPISKRTSMKNSTLKPEKSSENKEKEGNEVRKEPEVPNDKVEENEKNAEDTAVLVKKSFTLRSKRKEKSSVKEGDAAEPLDSKGAEKDKVDGTASAEQEKTSEKPSLVSKNKHKLKPVPEDENSGPESKEMTSERQKDGIKLTIRISSKRRRPELPVENIAVEDADDAETEENIGRRLRRSPRISRPSAKVTEVKEQKPEKKESDEEELPEPPKVEKARKAEREPSQKIKKKPRQRRRARWTNSRSRRRRKSSSEEETEESDSEDDSEEGSENEEKVDGVPGEDDEPCKKCGLPNHPELILLCDSCDSGYHTACLRPPLMIIPDGEWFCPPCQHKLLCEKLEEQLQNLDVVLKKKERAERRKERLVYVGISIENIIPTQETEEVPEVQVKEEKKKKKPKPLERRSTRARKFISYRFDEFDEAIDEAIEDDIRDADGGGGGGRGKDMANITGNRGKDISTILEGEKPEGKRPQRAVTRRKKRRRLNDLDSDSNVDEEESEDEFQISEGSQDEFVVSEENPDESDDQQSNDSDFGTRRPRRHYRRPMRQSRRLKRRSVRRRYSDDDDEDESEEDEQATETEASSDYSDDYLDTRRRRSRRNQKRQVNYKEDSESDGSQKGARRGRGKEMRRVLKRRFSSSESNESDSNVEKPLNARKSLLRKRIRSSDDDLSEEEEKPVRKRLNRIETDDEEEGDSKVSSSKKTPTEDKPPASTTIPEGTKKPCYRIESDDDDFETVTKDGSPLDYSLVDLPSTNGQSPEKTIETLIGKPSEKSQTSKDASAAVSQASNGTGSSQEAVVPEEDEDELLRVTDLVDYVCNSEQL
- the RSF1 gene encoding remodeling and spacing factor 1 isoform X3; amino-acid sequence: MAEDGAEAPAPSVVAPAVVPSPAGAWPDFAVVCSFLERYGAALDLPELTFPELEEALEESGAVSKALVELHLKLMRKIGKSVTLDRWEKYLIKICQDYNSTWAWEMEKKGYQEMSVECKVGLLKHLCECQFDDNLKFKNAINEEDADAMRLQPLGRDKDGLMYWYQLDQEHNIRMYIEEQDDQDGSTWKCIVRTRNELAETLELLKAQIDPALLKKSEPPESSSRESPNPEDENIKKEENEEKPADDLDQAGIKEKANALEKPTSPCPAENGGSFKTDGEKPLKTCSEIKTEPASDVKEETQTAKEESDCFKENIKPVIVENKDEKAEPKDLKESTGNSDKTLPPQEPERSEISVIVKRTEEHVEKSVEDTGKMKNDQQAKIPLKKRELKLTEDFDSQVKTSLCKSKTPTKELLQKEEGKQDDGTKTSVGTCTAAEGKQLVNGDLTCDKSHKVQDHAEISSIPTRESVIGSTKNESRITNERNPSVIKSLQEVKENGKKSLMALSSDPITPLLEEPPQKASVKIVPCEAGLEKSSAEAKVGEAKKEKSVSDCDKEKQIQIKGDASSSDSVDKPKVLDKPVKVSPTVDNVKEGTGKPEEPVSETLCNDDELGTDRRKEEPESKRKDRKAKRNATTRRRFPISKRTSMKNSTLKPEKSSENKEKEGNEVRKEPEVPNDKVEENEKNAEDTAVLVKKSFTLRSKRKEKSSVKEGDAAEPLDSKGAEKDKVDGTASAEQEKTSEKPSLVSKNKHKLKPVPEDENSGPESKEMTSERQKDGIKLTIRISSKRRRPELPVENIAVEDADDAETEENIGRRLRRSPRISRPSAKVTEVKEQKPEKKESDEEELPEPPKVEKARKAEREPSQKIKKKPRQRRRARWTNSRSRRRRKSSSEEETEESDSEDDSEEGSENEEKVDGVPGEDDEPCKKCGLPNHPELILLCDSCDSGYHTACLRPPLMIIPDGEWFCPPCQHKLLCEKLEEQLQNLDVVLKKKERAERRKERLVYVGISIENIIPTQETEEVPEVQVKEEKKKKKPKPLERRSTRARKFISYRFDEFDEAIDEAIEDDIRDADGGGGECGGRGKDMANITGNRGKDISTILEGEKPEGKRPQRAVTRRKKRRRLNDLDSDSNVDEEESEDEFQISEGSQDEFVVSEENPDESDDQQSNDSDFGTRRPRRHYRRPMRQSRRLKRRSVRRRYSDDDDEDESEEDEQATESDSNVEKPLNARKSLLRKRIRSSDDDLSEEEEKPVRKRLNRIETDDEEEGDSKVSSSKKTPTEDKPPASTTIPEGTKKPCYRIESDDDDFETVTKDGSPLDYSLVDLPSTNGQSPEKTIETLIGKPSEKSQTSKDASAAVSQASNGTGSSQEAVVPEEDEDELLRVTDLVDYVCNSEQL